A window from Podospora bellae-mahoneyi strain CBS 112042 chromosome 1 map unlocalized CBS112042p_1, whole genome shotgun sequence encodes these proteins:
- a CDS encoding uncharacterized protein (COG:S; EggNog:ENOG503P8CQ) — MGLLTTTLTILAAAASVVNADAAAAPAAPAAIPRITSLTFSGPGCVRDPKHTGGLSDPTFSFSNFASSLPGTTKTLNCQAHLQATGASPGWQVAVKTNIVKGNVYLTPGTSLDYFTTIFFSQDAAKTGTVRGHIAATDRTIDQAVTLVSNTGANKVWSPCTGADGSIGILNVNFRSALNGDGKAYFEALTENWDLEWRKC, encoded by the exons ATGGGCCTCCTCACAACAACactcaccatcctcgccgccgccgcctcggtAGTTAACGCCGACGCAGCCGCCGCCCCGGCCGCGCCCGCCGCCATCCCCcgcatcacctccctcaccttctccggCCCCGGCTGCGTCCGCGACCCAAAGCACACCGGCGGCCTCTCCGACCcaaccttttccttctccaactttgcctcctccctccccggcaCGACAAAGACCCTCAACTGCCAGGCCCACCTCCAAGCCACCGGCGCCTCCCCGGGGTGGCAGGTCGCCGTCAAGACCAACATCGTCAAGGGCAACGTCTACCTCACCCCGGGCACATCCCTGGACtacttcaccaccatcttcttcagccagGACGCCGCCAAGACT GGCACCGTGCGCGGACACATCGCGGCCACGGACAGGACCATCGACCAGGCCGTCACGCTCGTGAGCAACACGGGCGCGAACAAGGTCTGGTCTCCCTGCACGGGTGCCGACGGGTCGATTGGGATTTTGAATGTCAACTTCCGGAGCGCGCTGAACGGGGATGGGAAGGCGTATTTTGAGGCTTTGACTGAGAATTGGGATTTGGAGTGGAGGAAGTGCTag
- a CDS encoding uncharacterized protein (COG:P; EggNog:ENOG503NV7V), which yields MAVTHVHVDNMTNMAAYTPKETAELMSRIGAMRGRARPDKIFFSAFMAGCLVSFTSASAVIATAAPWFQENAPGLIRMISGLIFPSGIVMILISGSELFTGSNMITGIAWMHRRLPLKNLLMHWFLCFWGNMAGALFVMAVIVGYGGVFDNEIFKQQAIATAQLKQITPQWHQIFLRAIGCNWLVCLSCYLGLQAKDVTSKVAGMWWPIFAFVTMGLEHVVANMFFIPIGIFLGAPGISVGLYIWKGMLLFLFLPGCLSCKVLTRIVQASFPQLSETCSVAFSSAASFTSTCTSWERILLLSTESTISSQSALWRRAIFLPFAAAQSSRIAVARAATLAGSSSALFKHLRLPPSTRFSR from the exons ATGGCTGTCACACACGTCCACGTCGACAACATGACCAACATGGCGGCCTACACGCCAAAGGAGACAGCCGAGTTGATGTCTCGAATTGGTGCCATGAGAGGAAGAGCACGACCCGACAAgatcttcttctctgccTTCATGGCCGGCTGTCTCGTCAGCTtcacctccgcctcggccgtCATCGCCACTGCCGCCCCATGGTTCCAGGAAAACGCCCCCGGTCTCATCAGAATGATCAGTGGCTTGATCTTCCCCAGCGGCATCGTCATGATCTTGATCTCGGGTTCTGAACTCTTCACTGGTTCCAACATGATTACTGGCATTGCTTGGATGCACAGGAGGCTGCCGCTCAAGAACCTGCTCATGCACTGGTTCCTTTGCTTCTGGGGCAACATGGCTGGCGCGTTGTTCGTAATGGCCGTCATTGTTGGCT ATGGTGGCGTTTTCGACAATGAGATCTTCAAGCAGCAGGCTATTGCCACTGCTCAGCTCAAGCAGATCACTCCCCAATGGCATCAAATCTTCCTGCGCGCTATCGGTTGTAACTGGCTGGTCTGCCTCTCTTGCTATCTCGGTCTCCAGGCTAAGGATGTGACGTCCAAGGTCGCGGGCATGTGGTGGCCCATCTTCGCTTTCGTCACCATGGGACTGGAGCACGTTGTCGCCAACATGTTCTTCATCCCCATCGGCATCTTCCTGGGAGCCCCTGGTATTAGCGTTGGGCTTTACATATGGAAGGGTAtgcttctcttccttttcttaCCTGGGTGTTTGTCTTGCAAGGTGCTAACCCGAATCGTCCAGGCATCATTCCCACAACTCTCGGAAACATGCTCGGtggctttttcttctgcGGCTTCTTTTACTTCTACATGCACCTCTTGGGAGAGGATCCTGTTGCTATCGACGGAGTCTACTATCAGCAGCCAGAGCGCTctctggaggagggcaaTCTTTTTGCCGTTCGCAGCGGCACAATCGTCGAGGATCGCGGTGGCAAGAGCAGCAACTCTAGCGGGGAGTTCCAGCGCACTGTTCAAACACCTACGACTGCCGCCATCAACAAGGTTCAGTAGGTGA